A portion of the Pagrus major chromosome 8, Pma_NU_1.0 genome contains these proteins:
- the LOC141001450 gene encoding uncharacterized oxidoreductase YjmC-like, which translates to MSRCLITKVEVQGFIERCMTAVGTKEHHARSLAEVLVEGDHRGHYSHGLNRMDMYVKDVKTGICAKDGEPVVEKETAATALVDGKNLLGPVVGNFCMNLAIKKAKEVGIGWVVAHGSNHYGIAGYYALQALKENMIGMSFTNTSPLVVPTRGKECTLGTNPISVAAPAKDGDSFVLDMATSAVALGKVELHERRGDHIPEGWGCDAQGKLTTDPKRVLSGGGLVPIGGSEATGGYKGFGLGMMVEVFCGILAGAQYSNHVRTWKVTDRVANLGQCFVAINPENFASGFNDRMSDLLSIQRGMEPADPDAPVLAAGDPERTNMKKCDEMGGIPYHLNVVNYMNECAKGVGVSQLLPCDKLISN; encoded by the exons ATGAGCAG ATGTCTGATTACCAAGGTGGAGGTGCAAGGCTTCATCGAGAGGTGTATGACAGCCGTGGGCACCAAGGAGCATCACGCCCGCAGCCTGGCCGAGGTGCTGGTGGAGGGGGACCACAGGGGCCACTACAGCCATGGACTCAACAGGATGG ACATGTATGTAAAGGACGTCAAGACAGGGATCTGTGCAAAGGACGGTGAGCCAGTGGTGGAGAAGGAGACTGCAGCCACAGCACTGGTGGACGGGAAGAACCTCCTGGGTCCTGTGGTGGGAAACTTCTGCATGAATCTGGCCATTAAGAAGGCCAAAGAAGTCGGCATCGGCTGGGTGGTGGCACATG GTTCCAACCATTACGGTATTGCCGGATACTATGCATTGCAAGCTCTGAAGGAAAACATGATT GGCATGTCTTTTACCAACACGTCCCCATTGGTGGTTCCAACACGTGGTAAAGAG TGTACTTTAGGCACCAACCCCATCAGTGTGGCAGCTCCCGCTAAAGACGGAGACAGCTTTGTTCTGGACATGGCCACATCAGCAGTAGCACTTGGAAAG GTGGAGCTCCATGAGCGGCGTGGAGACCACATCCCCGAGGGCTGGGGCTGTGACGCCCAGGGCAAGCTGACCACCGACCCCAAGAGAGTTCTGAGTGGAGGAGGACTGGTGCCCATTGGTGGCAGTGAAGCCACAG GAGGGTACAAAGGTTTCGGTCTGGGAATGATGGTAGAAGTGTTCTGTGGTATCTTGGCTGGTGCCCAATACAGCAATCATGTCCGCACGTGGAAAGTAACAGACAGAGTTGCCAACCTT ggtCAGTGTTTTGTGGCGATCAACCCAGAGAACTTTGCTTCCGGGTTCAACGACAGGATGTCAGACCTGCTGTCCATCCAGAGAGGAATGGAACCT GCTGACCCCGATGCTCCTGTTTTGGCTGCTGGAGATCCAGAGAGGACGAACATGAAGAAGTGTGACGAGATGGGCGGGATCCCCTACCACCTCAACGTCGTCAACTACATG